The window GAGCATGAGATCTTTGTCCAATTCTGCACTGCCTTCCTGGAAGACCTTGTTCCTTATTTGAACCGCTGTCTTCAAGTCCTTTTCCCACCAGCTCAGATAGCCCAGACTTTAggtaagaaaaaggaaagattttttaaaatttgtttgtttgattttttgatagggatttcttttttttttggatttggttttttcgagacagggtttctctgtatagccctggctgtcctggagctcactctgtagaccaggctggcctagaactcagaaatccgcctgcctctgcctcccagagtgctgggattacaggcgtcttTTCAGGGGTTTCTTTGTcaagccctggccatcctggaactctataagcctcctgagtgctgggattaaagtcctgacttttaatattattgttttcattttgtatttttttaaagatttattttatgaatgtgaataCTCTATCTAAATGTACACCTGCATGTGTGTCAGAagaggatcccattacagatggttgtgagtcaccatgtggttgctgggaattgaactcaggacctctggaagagcagatagtgctcttaaccactgagccatctctccagcccttggttttgttttgagactggacAGGATCTCAGCATGTAGCACTGTCTGTCTTGATataccaagttggccttgaactcagagatcctcctgcctccgcctacCGGAATAGCTGGGATCTGTCCCTGGACTCTATAGTGTTTACTGAGTGTCTTCTGGCTCTGGCTCCACCCACCCTTACAGTGGGGCTCCAGTATAACTGTCTGTCTTACCGAGATGCCCTTAGGCTGGCACAACTTTAATCcaggtacttgggaggcagaggcaggaggaactctgtgagttaaggaggccagcctggtctagagttccAGCACAGGActagtgaggccctgtcttaaaagaaaaaaaaaaaaaagtaaagatgcTCTTGCTGTACTAGACTATGTAAATGTGTCAGTTACTTTACTCTGAGTGtcgtccccctcccctcccccccccccccccccccgccgcccctTTCCCGAGATCTGCATTGACTttaataactttttctttttcatttcgtTTTTCCTACCATCTGGGTCAGGTATTTCGCCCACCCAGCTCTCCAAGCACGGAAACCTGGGACATGTGAACATCAGCGCCATTCAGGACCCTCTCGCCTTTATCTTGCCTAAGAGAGAGACAGTTTTCTGTTTAGATGACCAGGAGCTCCTGCCAGACCTCGTGGCCTCAGCTCCAGAGCTTCCTGCTGAGCAGCGCAGCCTGGAGCCTGTTACTTCAGCGGCCCGCGAGAGCCGGTCAGAGGAGGGAGAACCGGGGGAGCGGCGGCCTCCGGAGCCTGTGGAGGGGGAGTCGCTGCCTCCGGAGCCAGTGGAGGGGGAGTCGCTGCCTCCGGAGCCCGTGGAGGGGGAGCAGCTGCAGGCCGAGCCTCCGAGTGGGGAGCCGTAGGCAGTGTCCTGCCCGGAGGCTGGGGAGCAGCACAAGGGCCGCGCTGCGGGCCGAGGGAAGGTGTGTGCAGCGGGCGACTGCTATGCTCAGGATAGATAATGCAGGGCTCTCTGGTACTTGGTAGCTTTTAATAAAACCAACTGACTGTCGCCGCCTGGCTGCTGTCCCCGTTATGGGTGCCCGGAAGTTACACGGGAACTACGCTTCCCGGCTTCCCAGCGTCTCCGGCGCTAGCGGAAGGACGGGCCGCGGCGATTCCCGGCGCCATGGTTCTGCTCGGCCGACTGCTGCCGGCGTGGGTCCCTGGGACCCGGGCGCAGAGCTGCAGCTCTTCGGCCGGCTTAGAGGGCCCCGCGCGCACGCGCTCCTACTGGCGGTACCTGCGGCGCCTTGTGTGGGGCGCGCCACAGCCGCCGTACACGCGCGTGTGCCAGGTCGGGGACCCGGTGCTGCGCGCCGTGGCGGCCCCGGTGGAACCCGAGCAGCTGGCGGGGCCCGAGCTGCAGCAGCTGGTGGCGCGGATGGTGCAAGTCATGCGGCGGCGCGGCTGTGTGGGCCTGAGTGCGCCGCAGCTGGGGGTGCCGCTGCAAGTGCTGGCGCTCGAGTTCCCGGACGCGCTCTTCCGTGCCTTCTCACCGCGCCTGCGCGAGCTACGTCAGATGGAGTCCTTCCCACTTAGGGTGCTGGTGAACCCCAGTCTGAGGGTGCTGGACGGCCGCTTGGTCACCTTCCCTGAGGGCTGCGAGAGTGTCGCCGGCTTTCTGGCGTGTGTGCCTCGCTTCCAGGCCGTGCAGATCTCAGGTGCAGGGGACGTGGACAGGGGGTTGTCGTGCTCTCCCTGCCTGGAGACAGTGCAAGAACCGCGGCACTCGGGGCTGACAGTATTTCTGAAGAGCAGGACGGACCCGCATAGATGGTCTCAGGGTGCCTATCGGGCAGATCCCTTAGATAGTGGAGcctgtctttcccctttctcataGGTATATAGATTTCTATATTAGTGTGTCTGTATTGCACACTCAATTTTCACAGTTTATCTGTCAGGGCGGGGACTTGTGTAAGAAAGTGGGACCCAGATTTACCCAGACTAGGGCAACAGGCCATTCCATGCCTAAAGTCCACATTATTTTATGGAATATGGTTATTTGCTACAGCGCCAAGCTGAAATACCTTTGATAAACAGCAGTTGAAAAGAGTTTTGATGATTTCTTCTCCTTGCCCTATAGTAGAGCTGGGAATCATACTAAATAAAAAAGCTGGCACTGGACAAAGTTGAGGTGTCCTTTCTAGGAGGGATAAGAGCTTTTGTCCACATTCACTCTTGGATGTTGGCTCTGTAGATAGGATATAAATAGGCACAGCTAGGGCAAGAAACACAAAATAGG of the Apodemus sylvaticus chromosome 21, mApoSyl1.1, whole genome shotgun sequence genome contains:
- the Cog8 gene encoding conserved oligomeric Golgi complex subunit 8 isoform X2, which codes for MVLLGRLLPAWVPGTRAQSCSSSAGLEGPARTRSYWRYLRRLVWGAPQPPYTRVCQVGDPVLRAVAAPVEPEQLAGPELQQLVARMVQVMRRRGCVGLSAPQLGVPLQVLALEFPDALFRAFSPRLRELRQMESFPLRVLVNPSLRVLDGRLVTFPEGCESVAGFLACVPRFQAVQISGLDPKGEPVVWSASGWTARIIQHEMDHLQGCLFIDKMDSGTFTNLHWMEVND